The Helianthus annuus cultivar XRQ/B chromosome 16, HanXRQr2.0-SUNRISE, whole genome shotgun sequence genome includes a window with the following:
- the LOC110919716 gene encoding uncharacterized protein LOC110919716, producing MAAKKAMDQPLKSQGPEVTRPASTGPVNISKGSGRYSSSGASSGGAGGYNPTVVGAKDTVGDIYYKTYTEEERGDALHQAPWSLKQKDTFAEFSASREWFLNSFPPGEVNRQRAKTHEMLYRTYILGEANARSANHQIVREWRTMVRERADWEGYRERTLKRIAEFEKSKAALDEERAKFEADKKAEEWGREGLQKKLHNAEEQLAKEKAEFKRICAQDNERTYALRQKIVGLEATVADLTSKVEEAQGEKTAKQQMEVELTEAKVQLSNKDKDLHAKDVEIAELKRRLNEQIDRCESLEIDLEAEKVKAADAEEARAVSTAALNVAQTNYSEAQGIVDTLVSEAEWMRTRGVVMVANSILNANELDRAVAALTDAARAVGHRGGYLECADHVEQMLGQEFDTSHCSVTDRADAALASAENSYDNLSLPIMELVVESLKKDDWCQRLKAILDPPVTVEVSDEEPTGDDGDDGNDDDGEDDGDDGDDGREG from the exons ATGGCGGCGAAAAAGGCTATGGATCAGCCTTTGAAGTCTCAAGGTCCTGAGGTCACCAGGCCAGCCAGCACCGGCCCTGTTAACATTTCGAAAGGGTCCGGCCGCTACTCTTCTAGCGGCGCAAGCTCTGGTGGAGCTGGGGGTTATAACCCCACTGTGGTAGGGGCGAAAGATACCGTTGGAGATATCTACTACAAGACATATACTGAAGAAGAGCGCGGTGATGCCCTCCATCAAGCCCCCTGGAGCTTAAAACAGAAGGATACATTTGCTGAGTTTAGCGCTTCGCGTGAATGGTTTTTGAATTCCTTCCCCCCTGGTGAGGTTAATCGGCAAAGGGCAAAAACCCATGAGATGTTATATCGTACTTATATTCTTGGGGAGGCCAATGCCCGCTCTGCCAACCATCAGATCGTTCGCGAATGGCGGACGATGGTCAGAGAACGTGCCGATTGGGAGGGTTACCGCGAGCGTACTCTGAAGCGAATTGCGGAGTTTGAGAAGTCGAAAGCTGCGCTCGACGAAGAAAgagccaagtttgaggctgacaagaaggcggaggagtggggccgcgaggggctgcagaaaaaactccacaatgctgaggagcaactggccaaggagaaggccgagttcaaGCGTATATGCGCCCAAGACAACGAGCGTACTTATGCTCTACGACAGAAGATCGTTGGTCTTGAGGCTACAGTTGCGGACTTGACCTCAAAGGTGGAGGAAGCGCAGGGTGAAAAAactgccaagcagcagatggag GTTGAGCTGACTGAAGCCAAGGTGCAATTGTCTAACAAGGACAAGGATCTTCATGCCAAGGACGTTGAGATAGCGGAACTCAAACGTCGCTTGAATGAGCAAATCGACAGATGCGAGTCCTTGGAGATTGACCTTGAGGCTGAGAAGGTCAAGGCTGCTGATgctgaggaggcgcgtgctgtGAGTACTGCCGCGCTGAATGTGGCTCAAACCAACTACTCTGAGGCTCAAGGTATCGTCGATACACTTGTCTCAGAAGCGGAGTGGATGCGCACTCGTGGCGTAGTGATG gttgccaactccatctTGAATGCGAACGAGCTAGATCGCGCTGTGGCGGCTCTGACAGATGCGGCGCGTGCGGTGGGTCACCGAGGAGGTTACCTGGAGTGTGCTGATCATGTTGAGCAAATGCTTGGGCAAGAATTTGACACAAGCCACTGCTCAGTAACAGATCGTGCCGACGCTGCGCTGGCAAGTGCTGAAAATTCCTATGACAACCTCTCCTTGCCTATCATGGAGTTAGTTGTCGAATCGTTAaagaaagacgactggtgccAGCGTCTTAAGGCAATCCTCGATCCACCAGTGACCGTCGAGGTGTCTGACGAAGAGCCTACTGGTGACGACGGTGATGATggcaatgatgatgatggtgaagacgacggagatgatggtgatgatggtcgCGAAGGATAG